In Helianthus annuus cultivar XRQ/B chromosome 8, HanXRQr2.0-SUNRISE, whole genome shotgun sequence, a single genomic region encodes these proteins:
- the LOC110931644 gene encoding protein TonB-like, whose amino-acid sequence MANSLSTPLPSSQIPPSITPLFDAIEIQTQSIPSHKHIKKSTTSTMAVSEPPKLVIPQTAEEKHDMKKFGKPTPRQKPTQKPEPENKSSATSAETSVKEKEKGIEETLNIQADEEAANKKTIQNQNATKERIWKREQKELRIRR is encoded by the coding sequence ATGGCTAATTCTCTTTCAACACCACTCCCTTCATCTCAAATTCCACCATCCATCACACCTTTGTTTGATGCCATTGAGATTCAGACTCAAAGCATCCCCTCTCACAAACACATTAAAAAGAGTACAACTTCCACAATGGCTGTGTCTGAACCACCTAAATTGGTTATCCCACAAACAGCTGAGGAGAAACATGATATGAAGAAGTTTGGCAAGCCTACTCCAAGACAAAAGCCAACTCAAAAGCCAGAGCCTGAAAATAAGTCTTCTGCAACCTCTGCTGAAACATCggtcaaagaaaaagaaaagggaaTTGAAGAAACCCTGAACATTCAAGCAGATGAAGAGGCTGCAAACAAAAAGACTATCCAAAATCAGAATGCAACAAAGGAAAGGATTTGGAAGAGGGAACAAAAGGAATTAAGAATTAGGAGATAA